The region ATTGCTGAGAAATTTAATTTAATTGATGAAAACACAGTCGGGATAATTATCCCGTGGGATGATGAATGTAAAAAAATAATAGAGAAGGCACGCTGGAGCAGGTTGTCTGGTAAATATTTTAGGCAATTACAGAAATATACCGTAGATGTCTACCAGTCAGAACTCGAGGAGATGCAGCGATTAGGGTTGATTGAAAACGTTGGAGGTATGCTGTTTATCTTGCGTGAGGAAGTTTGCGAAACAAGCTATAGTATGGAAACAGGTCTCTTGCCATGTACAGAAAGCATGTTTACTCGAGATATATTTATTATTTAACATGAAAGAGGGATGATTATGGGATATGGTATAAGGTTACTGGTATGGGGGGATTATGCGTGTTTCACCAGACCGGAAATGAAAGTCGAGAGAGTCAGTTATGATGTTATAACTCCATCTGCTGCAAGAGGTATTTTAGAAGCGATTCACTGGAAGCCGGCAATACGTTGGATAGTGGACAAAATCCATGTATTAAATGAAATACGTTTTGATAATTTACGCCGCAATGAGGTAGGGAGCAAAATACCGGCGGGGAACGTGAAAAAAGCCATGAAAGGGGAGGTTATTGAACTGTGTCAGTATGCTGCGAATGACAGACAACAGCGGGCCACACTTTTACTTAGAGATGTAGCTTATATCATTGAAGCCCATTTTGAGATGACTGATAAAGCCGGATCCGAGGACACACCAGAAAAACATTATAATATTGTCTTACGACGTGCTAGATTAGGGCAATGCTATCATCAGCCTTATTTGGGTTGCAGAGAATTCCCGGCCAAA is a window of Carboxydocella sporoproducens DSM 16521 DNA encoding:
- the cas5c gene encoding type I-C CRISPR-associated protein Cas5c, whose protein sequence is MGYGIRLLVWGDYACFTRPEMKVERVSYDVITPSAARGILEAIHWKPAIRWIVDKIHVLNEIRFDNLRRNEVGSKIPAGNVKKAMKGEVIELCQYAANDRQQRATLLLRDVAYIIEAHFEMTDKAGSEDTPEKHYNIVLRRARLGQCYHQPYLGCREFPAKFRLIEDDEPLPHSLHKGEKDLGWMLLDIDYTDNMTPRFFRAVMKEGIIEVPRLEEGE